agacacaggacgtagggtattacgtcgatcagacggcctgaacctgtctaaatcgctatttctgcgccttgtgtcaccatccagttcctgattacgcgcacccccaccgacaaatctaccatcgcgggatacccctcggtggactgccaagcatattctgtcgacaggtatagttgtacacctctgcagaatTCACTTGAAAGCCTCGAGTCCTTCAGGATGAAACTGGTTGTTCTTTGGATCTGCTACTACTTGTCATAACACCACTAGCTAGCTTATTAATGAATCATGAGCATGTCATCCTTTAATAAACGCCATTGCTTCTCCGCAAACGTACAAATGCCTGATAATAtccttgcatccaccaaatatctatGTGTTGGAATTATGTCCtgcgagtacgcaatgtactcacaGTGCTactgttaagttgttttgcaggtattTCTGATTCGGTTGATTTGAGCCAATACTCACTCCACCAATGGCTAGTAGACCTCGAAATGCGGGCGATTCCAAGATGAGTTGCATGTTAACTCCGATAAGTTTCGAGCGAGTTCGTACGGAGACAAACCATAGGTGGCCAATCATTAAAATGTTGTATAATATTGTTCCGCTATTGGTGTACCTAAATAACTTGGTTAGTTCAATTCAACTATCCTAAGCTGATAGCATGATATCTCCTTTGTGTAGTAGTGAGATCGCAATTTGCTTGAATTCACTACGTCAGATATGATTTTCAGGGGCGGCTaatgggcatttgtaggggcggttcggccAGCCGCTCCTACCataccatctctacaaatcatgcatttgtaggggcggttcccagaccacccctataaatcgatttgtaggggtggctacagtaccaaccgcccctacagtgtatTTTTTCGCCAAAAATTTTCAAATTACCAACACATGCTCCCCTAAATCATCATGTGATGAGTAAAATACATGATCAAGCATCTTGGCAAACTTGATTGTAATATTATGGCCCAAATAAGATTGTTTAGCCAAAAGTTTCTAAacatcttctatagtacaagaatcaTAATAATAACAAACAGACTCATATTATGATAACAAAACATATATCTATATCACAAAAAGACCAAGCAAGCATGGTGTATTGAGCTATGTAGATGGCAGCAGCTGCTAGCATAGACGGGCATAACTGGAGCATCTCGTATTCGATAAGACTTAGCTCGATCATGAAGAAAGACAGGAGTTCAAGCTGTCCAGCAGTATAAAGATTTTGTCAGGGTTTATGTACTTATACAGCAAACCTATAGCTTACATGATTTATTGATCACAAAAACATGAGTATGTATTAGTATCTTACCTTCTTCTCAGATTGTGCTGCCTTTAGAAACCTTCTCGTGAAACAGTATGGAGTCGGCACCGACATATTGAAATTAAGTGTGTTCACTATCCTCCTCTCCTACAGAGATTTCAATATCAGTTATCTGGTTTATTGGTATGTTTTCCGCTAAAGAAAATGTAAGCTGCCATGAAACTGATCATGTCACATATAACATGATCCCACGAAATAGTaaaatcttatatatatatatggaagaaaGAGTATGATCCCACGAACAGTCACAAAACATGAGTCCAGTAGTTCAACTTACAGCAGCAATGGAAGGGCTGCTATCTTCACCAGGATGAGGATGGGTCACATCAGCACCAAATATGATGGTAGGCCTGTCAGTCACCAAAGGAATGCGTCTTGACACTGCATCAACCAGCACTGTGTTCCTTCCTCCAACCTttgaaaacaaataaaattttcTTTTTGGACTCGACAACTGAAAAAAATGCTAGATAGACAAAAGCATAGTCGATAGAAAACCAACCTTGACATTTATCTTCAGAGCGAGATTTGCCAGTATCTGTTTGTTCATCTTAAAAACTTGCTTTGCACAGCAGCACTGTGAAACTAATCCAAGGTCAATTTCACAGATACGCTTCAAATCACCTGAGACTAACACAGAGCATTAACACCAATCATGAGCACGGCAGCAGGAATAAATATAAGAGCCACACAGGGTTTTAAGTGCATGTACCATAAAGAGAACCGTTGTTATCAGGAAGTATTCCGATAGGCAAATCGAGTTCTCTGCGCTGTGGTCTGAGCATGTTCATTGCATCATGGAACCTGGCTTTCAGAGCTCTCTCCACTTTATCAGGATGTGCATATATAGGCGGAAGAATAGTCTCCAAGGCAAAGTCCTACAGAGCCACCTTATGTTGTTACTTCCATAAACCAGTAGATGGAGTGGATACTCATCATTTCAGAAATTGTTTTAAGAGATACTTGCCATTCCCGAGGCTTGGCACATGCGAGCGAGTTCACGACAGAATCCAACAGCAACGCTCTCTTGCACGTTTCGAGCAAAATTGACACAGATCCAGCTCCTCAATCTACCACCATTTACCATTTTCTAGATAAGGCTAAACGAAACTAAGTGGTATATCTTGAAGCATAGTACATACATAGGTGTCTTATTAGCAAAGTATAAAGCTACTACTAATAGTTAGGCAAAAACACAGTGGAATTAATACAGTGGTTTTACTGATTGAACGGCATTTTAACACAAGCCAAAAATTCGACTGGAGGATCAATAGCTGGAAAAACAATTATCTGAACATGAATGCCCAGCAAAACTCTAGTCATAGTGTGCTGTGAAGGGAAATTGATCAAGTGGACGGCATCTTAAAAAAAATCATCTTTCTGAACAGAACAACTTATGCATACTATTTACTCATATAGATATAGCCAATATTTTTAACTATTTGGTTATAAACATTTTTACAAAATACAAAATACTATTCAGAAAAATGTAATTGAATTGAATTTTGATGCAATGAAGTAAGGAACCAAAGGATGAAGACCAGAATCTTTTGCCAAGCTCACTAAAACTTCTTTAAAAAGGGATGTATCAGATCTACTCATAGTAAGCTCAGCTATTTTATCAAAGTACATCTGCAAAACCAAACAGTGAAGAGGTATATAAGTTTCTTGGAAATATATGAGTAATATAATGCACGGTATCATAATCAAAGTACGTGTAGTTCTCTAGATAATATATGCTTAACAGGAAGCTTGACATCAACTGGAAGTCCATCATCCTTCCCATGCTCAGACCTTTTATTTTCAGTCAGTGATGAACATTATTGATTATTCCTTATTTCTGGTTAGGACCTTCAGAACAGGAAAAGGTAATGAAACTAGTTCTTCCACTACTAGCTTGTACATTTTTTTATATGCCAGTTCTAATTGCATAGCAAGTTGCATGAGTAAAAATTCCCATCTGGCCAACTGCTGTAAGCCCAAAACAATGGATGGGCCTGCAGGTCACAGAATAGGCACAACCATCACCAAATCTATAGGGGATCAATCTAGCCAGGCTAATAGACTTATCAGATATCACTTGATCCTAATCATTTCAACACAACGATAAATCTGAACCACCATCACCAAATCTATATGGAGTATAGGGGATCAATCTAGCCAGACTAATGGGCTTATCACCTGATCCTGATCATCTCAACACAACGCGAAATCGGAACAAGCTAGCCCTACTCTACTAACGCCAGGCTCAAATCAAACAACCCACCCAGACTGCAGGCGTTTTGATGCTAAAACAAGACAAGCAAACGAACTAGCCTAAGTTCCTATCACGAATCCCATAGCAATCAAACAGATCTAAGCACCACGCACAATATTCCCACACAAAGAAATCTGCATCAACGGCTACATGCGCTCAGATCTGATCCGCTAAGGCCGCGGCGGAGGGGGGATGTCGCTCACCTTGCTTGTGGCCGGCGCCCTTCTCGACCGTGTGGCACTGCGCACACTTGGTCTTGAAGATCTTCTCGCCCGCCTTGGGGTTCCCGTGGGGAGCCTCCGAGAACGACGTCGTCACCGCAAGCAGATATCTGAGTTTGAGCCgatggagaagaggaggaggccAACCGCAACTTCTTTGCCTCCTTGAGGAGCTTCATGGAGCAGATGAAGAGACAGGCACATCCAGAGAGAGATCAAgacagagggagaggaagaggaagagacatgcacctagggtttcatggagCTGATGAGATGTCACATCGGGGGCAAACGAGCCGGCAACCACCAGTAGGCGCCGTGCCTAGGGACGGCAGCCGTTGGGGCCCCCGCAGCCAGGGGTGGCCACCCACCACCTGCAGCACCGGCGACTTGGCCAGGGCCGCCGTCGCCGTGCCCCTAAGGCGCAAGGGGGGAGAGGTGTGAAGGAAGAGGAGGGAGGCTGCGGCGTCCGCTGGCCTGCTCGCGCCAGCCGCCGTCGCCCGGGCCGCTGCTCGCGtcgggagggggagagagcgtagaggagagaaagagaggggaggGGAAGAGAAGCTCTGAAGGAGAATATATTTTTCGACTGTGCTCTAAAATATATAGTCagtcatttgtaggagcggctggtgattgagccgcccctacaaatagaaacaccgGGGGTGGTTGGTGAGTgagtcgcccctataaatcagacccatttgtaggggcggctcgtatcaccagccgtccctgctgtttcatttgtatgggcggctggtctctgggctCTCAAGCACGCCACTGTATGGGTGGCtccatcatcagccgcccctaaaaaaatttgtcccgttggtacaaaccgtttttcacgtagtaaTTGCTACAGCATGAAATGAAAAGCGACTAGAAGCACATTTCAATCGTGGTTTTACATTTTAGTTGTTAAAAATATATATTGCATCCAACATAGTAGTAAGCAAGAATATATTATGATACCGGATATTACACTGAAAATAACAAAGCAGGGGCAAAGTACATAGAATCCAACGCCAAATCTAGATGGCGGTTATTTGCCATATTCTTCCAAAGGAAAATTCCACGTGAATCGATCTTAAGAAAGCAACCAAGATTATCTGCTTAGGTCCATGGTGATCCATGGATACTCTAGGCACACACCTTCTTTATTTAGGACATCATCATGCCAAGCCAGAACCCACAATATATAAAAATCCCAGGTGCAATCTTACGGATACACTTCGAAGGCAACACGAGCTCcaaatttctttagaatcttaTAGTCG
This sequence is a window from Miscanthus floridulus cultivar M001 chromosome 10, ASM1932011v1, whole genome shotgun sequence. Protein-coding genes within it:
- the LOC136488897 gene encoding protein argonaute 1D-like — translated: MVNGGRLRSWICVNFARNVQESVAVGFCRELARMCQASGMDFALETILPPIYAHPDKVERALKARFHDAMNMLRPQRRELDLPIGILPDNNGSLYGDLKRICEIDLGLVSQCCCAKQVFKMNKQILANLALKINVKVGGRNTVLVDAVSRRIPLVTDRPTIIFGADVTHPHPGEDSSPSIAAERRIVNTLNFNMSVPTPYCFTRRFLKAAQSEKKSSIAFAMNFKSFDCAAAVPWICGWSARNYRTLRQSKLVRQERQALFQLRNSNSAKMSRSIPGHSTIWATICFAGCGEIALTHGGSGYGWEVKLMVMTGRDGDDGGEGLGLAHHDLGILHVQQLTPVRLGEGD